Proteins co-encoded in one Nonlabens agnitus genomic window:
- a CDS encoding phosphoadenosine phosphosulfate reductase domain-containing protein, which translates to MIDQNNYQEYNSAFAKAEPSKIIATILKQAHKPVVTTNFRPYEVAILHAVANVDATVPVIWCDTGYNTPQTYRHAIYVIDTLKLDVTTFVPQQTVAYRNEVMGLPTVDDPIHAEFTQQVKLEPFQRAMEQFRPDVWFTNLRAGQTSFRDSIDVLSYSKDGILKVAPFYHYSDAQLDDYLQQHQLQNEHRYFDPTKVESNRECGLHA; encoded by the coding sequence ATGATAGATCAAAACAATTATCAAGAATATAATTCCGCTTTCGCGAAAGCGGAACCCAGCAAAATCATTGCAACTATATTAAAACAAGCGCATAAACCGGTAGTGACTACCAACTTCAGACCCTACGAGGTCGCAATATTGCACGCTGTGGCAAACGTAGATGCTACTGTACCGGTCATCTGGTGCGATACAGGATATAATACGCCACAAACTTACAGACATGCTATTTATGTGATCGATACCTTAAAACTGGACGTGACCACCTTTGTACCACAACAGACCGTCGCATATAGAAATGAAGTGATGGGCTTGCCTACCGTAGATGATCCAATACATGCAGAGTTCACCCAGCAAGTAAAACTAGAACCATTCCAGCGAGCTATGGAGCAGTTTCGCCCAGATGTTTGGTTTACCAACTTGCGCGCGGGACAGACCAGTTTTAGGGACTCCATAGATGTACTGTCCTATAGCAAGGACGGCATATTGAAGGTAGCACCTTTTTATCACTACAGTGATGCGCAGCTGGACGATTACTTGCAACAACACCAATTACAAAATGAGCACAGATATTTTGACCCTACAAAAGTCGAATCGAACCGTGAATGCGGTCTCCATGCCTAA
- a CDS encoding RrF2 family transcriptional regulator translates to MLSRKTKYGIKALSFLARNSSQTTFAIATIAQAENIPHKFLEAILLELRKNSILGSRKGKGGGYYLLQPPEQIRMSTVHRILEGPIAMLPCVSLNYYEKCEDCPDEDACTVNRLMLKVRDNTLEILENQTLADLIGN, encoded by the coding sequence ATGCTTTCCAGAAAGACAAAATATGGAATTAAGGCCTTATCGTTTTTGGCCAGGAATTCAAGTCAGACCACTTTTGCGATCGCTACTATCGCACAGGCAGAAAATATACCGCATAAATTTCTTGAGGCGATTCTCTTAGAACTGCGTAAAAATTCCATCCTGGGCAGTCGTAAGGGAAAAGGTGGTGGCTATTATTTGCTGCAGCCACCAGAACAGATCAGGATGTCCACGGTACACCGTATTCTTGAAGGACCCATTGCGATGTTACCTTGTGTAAGCCTTAATTATTATGAAAAATGTGAGGACTGTCCGGACGAGGATGCCTGTACCGTCAATCGATTAATGCTCAAGGTGCGTGATAACACGTTAGAAATACTAGAAAATCAAACTCTTGCCGACTTGATCGGTAATTAA
- the cysD gene encoding sulfate adenylyltransferase subunit CysD — protein MPKVLPLNALEAEAIYIIREVLAQFEKPVLLFSGGKDSITLLHLARKAFFPARIPFPLLHVDTGHNFPETIDFRDELVARYDLDLIVAHVQDNIDAGIVKEETGRYSSRNQLQTQTLLDAIEEHGFDACMGGARRDEEKARAKERIFSVRNDFGEWDEKNQRPELFDLLNGMIELGQNVRCFPISNWTELDVWNYIRSEKIEIPSIYYAHERSVFERDGLIWSDSPHVYRDDHEEVATRWVRFRTVGDMSCTAAVASTAIDIDTVIEEISGSTISERGARIDDKRSKAAMETRKQQGYF, from the coding sequence ATGCCTAAAGTTTTGCCACTTAATGCACTAGAGGCAGAGGCGATTTATATCATACGCGAGGTCCTCGCGCAGTTTGAGAAACCGGTGCTGTTGTTTTCTGGCGGTAAGGACAGTATCACGCTGTTGCATCTTGCCAGAAAGGCCTTTTTTCCAGCTAGGATTCCGTTTCCATTATTGCATGTAGATACCGGTCACAACTTTCCCGAAACCATTGACTTTAGAGATGAATTGGTAGCCAGATATGATCTTGATCTAATCGTGGCTCATGTGCAGGACAATATCGATGCAGGAATCGTTAAGGAAGAAACCGGTCGTTATTCAAGTCGCAATCAACTGCAGACACAAACATTGCTGGATGCGATAGAAGAACATGGCTTTGACGCCTGCATGGGCGGCGCCAGACGTGACGAGGAAAAGGCACGTGCCAAGGAGCGCATCTTTTCAGTACGCAACGATTTTGGTGAATGGGATGAAAAGAATCAACGACCTGAGCTTTTTGATTTGCTCAATGGTATGATCGAGCTAGGTCAGAATGTGCGTTGTTTTCCTATTTCTAACTGGACAGAGTTGGACGTTTGGAACTATATAAGAAGCGAAAAAATAGAAATACCATCTATTTATTATGCGCACGAGCGATCTGTTTTTGAGCGTGACGGTTTGATCTGGAGCGATTCACCTCATGTGTATCGCGACGATCATGAAGAGGTGGCAACTCGATGGGTGCGCTTTAGAACCGTAGGCGACATGTCGTGTACTGCAGCGGTCGCAAGTACGGCAATAGACATTGATACGGTTATTGAAGAGATAAGCGGCAGTACCATTTCAGAACGTGGCGCACGCATTGACGACAAGCGCAGCAAGGCTGCCATGGAAACACGTAAGCAACAAGGATATTTTTAA
- a CDS encoding DUF2061 domain-containing protein yields MILDQFLYTSRKQEQIQDVSAAMSQDSTMRSVIKSITWRVVGTMDTILISWILTGEVRTAFAIGGVELITKMVLYVAHERVWNRIKFGRRP; encoded by the coding sequence ATGATCTTAGATCAGTTTTTATACACCTCGCGCAAGCAAGAGCAAATACAGGATGTGAGCGCAGCTATGTCGCAGGATTCTACGATGCGCAGCGTGATCAAATCCATCACCTGGCGCGTTGTAGGGACGATGGATACCATATTGATTTCATGGATCTTGACTGGTGAGGTGCGCACGGCTTTTGCCATCGGTGGTGTAGAATTGATCACTAAAATGGTGCTGTATGTCGCTCACGAGCGCGTATGGAACCGCATAAAATTCGGCAGACGACCATGA